AACTGATGCATTTACGCAATCCTAGTGATTATGGTTCTCATAATCCTGGTGCGACCAACATGTTAAGAGTCAATGGTAAATTCCCTGCATTGTGCGTACTGATTTTTGATATGCTAAAAGGCTTATTACCTGTTTATTTATCTTATCGGCTAAATATTTCACCATTTTTTTTAGGGATTATCGCTATTGCTGCTTGCCTCGGCCATATTTTTCCTTGTTTTTTTCGTTTTCAAGGTGGAAAGGGCGTAGCAACAGCATTAGGTTCAATGGTGATGATTGGTTTTGACTTCTCGGGATTATTTATTGCAACGTGGTTGATAACGATTGTCATCACCGGTTATTCTTCCGTTGCGGCAATTATTAGTTTTTTATTGGCGCCTTTATTTGTTTGGTTTATTCGTCCTGAACTCACCATGCCCGTTGCCATGCTATCATGCTTAATTATCATTCGTCATGCCAGCAATATTGGGCGCCTAATTAAAGGCGAGGAGCCCAAAATTCTTAATAGAAATAAAAAGTCTAAAATAAATATTAACTATTAACTATTATGGCGATTAACGTTGGTCGTCGTAGATTTTTAATATAATTCAGTTGAGCCTATAATCCTTCGATTATTGAGTGCCATTATTTAGACGAAAA
The genomic region above belongs to Orbaceae bacterium lpD02 and contains:
- the plsY gene encoding glycerol-3-phosphate 1-O-acyltransferase PlsY, whose amino-acid sequence is MMIAAYISGSLSGALIVSKLMHLRNPSDYGSHNPGATNMLRVNGKFPALCVLIFDMLKGLLPVYLSYRLNISPFFLGIIAIAACLGHIFPCFFRFQGGKGVATALGSMVMIGFDFSGLFIATWLITIVITGYSSVAAIISFLLAPLFVWFIRPELTMPVAMLSCLIIIRHASNIGRLIKGEEPKILNRNKKSKININY